The Euwallacea fornicatus isolate EFF26 chromosome 3, ASM4011564v1, whole genome shotgun sequence genome has a segment encoding these proteins:
- the LOC136350361 gene encoding ATP-binding cassette sub-family F member 1, whose product MSKKSGNKKNKEINDDFNGESKPTASEATVKGASKSVKKDPLAKGRDSSEEESKLQKDLGEGVKLTAKSKKAIKKGKKKIEDEWSDKEVNMDLNNVYNDADEGIPAPKKSNKKKEKKKPKLEESDIEDLQINSDYEEEIKPVVKKYNHKQNKKQVKPEESDYENLQIYSDGEEEIKPAGKKSSKKKNKKKNNTEDIEPVDLLVESAEEEVKFVLKKSDKKKSNKTKVDINEDEEVTPGNNTHKDSVATKKGSNKDTKFGENIDTNIENNNSAEEIIEKIEGLEIADKKEKKLTHKDKKKLKKQQDYEKQMETLLKKGGQGHSELESNFTVSQAQKSAGQLAALENAIDIKIENFSISAKGNDLFTNASLLIANGRHYGLVGPNGHGKTTLLRHIAQRAFAIPPNIDILYCEQEVVADDFSAVETVLKADVKRNELLAEQKKLEEQFNAGNVNIQDRLNEVYTELKAIGADSAEPRARRILAGLGFTKEMQDRATKNFSGGWRMRVSLARALYIEPTLLLLDEPTNHLDLNAVIWLDNYLQGWKKTLLIVSHDQSFLDNVCNEIIHLDTQKLHYYKGNYSMFKKMHVQKRKEMIKEYEKQEKRIKELKSSGSSKKQAEKKQKEALTRKQEKNRSKVQKQEEDTQPQELLQKPKEYLVKFRFPEPPPLQPPVLGLHNVTFAYPGQKPLFVKTDFGIDMNSRVAIVGPNGVGKSTFLKLLVGELTSQEGESRMNHRLRIGRFDQHSGEHLTAEETPSEYLMRLFDLPYEKARKQLGTFGLASHAHTIKMKDLSGGQKARVALAELCLNAPDVLILDEPTNNLDIESIDALAEAINEYTGGVIIVSHDERLIRETGCALYIIEDQTINEVDGDFDDYRKELLESLGEVINSPSIAANAAISQ is encoded by the coding sequence ATGTCTAAAAAAtctggaaacaaaaaaaacaaagaaataaatgaTGACTTTAATGGTGAATCCAAACCCACTGCATCAGAAGCAACTGTAAAAGGCGCAAGTAAATCTGTCAAAAAGGATCCTCTTGCCAAAGGAAGAGATAGTAGTGAAGAGGAATCTAAGCTACAAAAAGATCTAGGTGAAGGTGTGAAACTTACTGCTAAGTCTAAGAAGGCAATAAAGAAAGGTAAAAAGAAGATTGAAGATGAATGGTCTGATAAGGAAGTGAATATGGATTTAAACAATGTTTATAATGATGCAGATGAGGGCATTCCAGctccaaaaaaatcaaataaaaagaaGGAGAAGAAGAAACCAAAACTAGAAGAGAGTGACATTGAGgatcttcaaataaattcagattatgaagaagaaattaagcctgtagtaaagaaatataatcACAAGCAAAACAAGAAGCAAGTAAAGCCAGAAGAGAGTGACTATGAAAATCTACAAATATATTCAGATGGTGAGGAAGAGATTAAGCCTGCAGGCAAAAAATCGAGTAAAAAgaagaataagaaaaaaaataacactgaaGATATTGAACCAGTGGATTTACTGGTTGAGTCTGCTGAAGAAGAAGTAAAATTTGTATTGAAGAAATCTGACAAAAAGAAAAGCAATAAGACAAAGGTTGACATAAATGAAGACGAGGAAGTTACCCCTGGAAACAATACACACAAAGATTCGGTAGCTACTAAAAAAGGCAGCAACAAAGATACTAAATTTGGTGAAAATATAGATacaaatatagaaaataataatagtgctgaagaaataatagaaaaaattgaaggCTTAGAAATAgctgataaaaaagaaaagaaactcACTCATAaagataaaaagaaattgaaaaaacaacaGGATTATGAAAAACAAATGGAGACACTACTTAAAAAAGGTGGACAAGGACATTCAGAACTTGAAAGTAACTTCACAGTCTCTCAGGCTCAAAAATCAGCTGGGCAACTAGCAGCTTTAGAAAATGcaattgatataaaaattgaGAACTTTAGCATTTCTGCTAAAGGAAATGATCTGTTCACAAATGCTAGTTTACTAATTGCCAATGGTAGACATTATGGGTTAGTAGGTCCAAATGGTCATGGAAAGACTACTTTATTAAGACACATTGCTCAAAGGGCTTTTGCCATCCCCCCAAATATAGATATTCTGTATTGTGAACAAGAAGTTGTTGCTGACGATTTTAGTGCTGTTGAAACAGTTTTAAAAGCAGACGTTAAAAGAAATGAACTTCTTGCTGaacagaaaaaattagaagaacAATTCAATGCAGGAAATGTAAATATTCAGGATCGTTTAAATGAGGTTTATACAGAATTAAAGGCAATAGGAGCTGATTCTGCTGAGCCAAGAGCTAGAAGGATATTAGCTGGCCTTGGTTTTACTAAGGAAATGCAAGATAGGGcaacaaaaaatttctcaGGAGGTTGGCGAATGAGAGTTTCACTTGCTAGAGCATTGTATATTGAGCCCACTCTCCTACTCCTTGATGAACCAACTAACCATTTAGATCTGAATGCTGTCATTTGGTTAGATAACTACCTTCAAGGTTGGAAAAAGACATTGTTGATTGTTTCTCATGATCAATCCTTTTTAGACAATGtttgtaatgaaataattCATCTTGATACTCAAAAATTGCACTACTACAAAGGCAATTATTCAATGTTTAAGAAAATGCACGTACAAAAGCGCAAAGAAATGATTAAAGAATatgaaaaacaagaaaaaaggATTAAAGAGTTAAAATCTTCAGGATCATCCAAGAAGCAAGCTGAGAAAAAGCAGAAAGAGGCTCTTACAAGAAAACAAGAGAAAAATCGATCTAAAGTTCAGAAACAAGAAGAAGATACTCAACCTCAAGAACTTTTGCAAAAGCCCAAAGAATATCTTGTCAAATTCAGATTTCCAGAACCTCCTCCATTGCAGCCTCCCGTACTTGGTCTACATAATGTAACATTTGCCTATCCTGGACAGAAGCCACTATTTGTTAAAACTGATTTTGGAATTGATATGAATAGTCGCGTCGCCATCGTGGGACCCAACGGAGTGGGAAAATCAACATTCTTGAAGTTATTAGTTGGTGAACTTACTTCTCAAGAAGGTGAATCGCGTATGAACCATAGATTGAGGATAGGAAGATTTGATCAGCATTCTGGAGAACATTTAACTGCTGAAGAAACCCCTTCAGAGTACTTGATGCGCTTATTTGATCTTCCATATGAAAAGGCCAGAAAGCAATTGGGCACCTTTGGACTTGCTAGTCATGCTCACActataaaaatgaaagattTGTCTGGAGGTCAAAAAGCTAGAGTAGCTTTAGCTGAGTTATGTCTCAACGCTCCAGATGTATTAATTTTGGATGAACCTACCAACAATTTGGATATTGAATCCATAGATGCCCTAGCAGAAGCTATAAATGAATACACTGGAGGCGTTATAATAGTTTCTCACGACGAGCGCCTCATTAGGGAAACTGGCTGTGCCTTATACATCATAGAAGATCAGACTATTAATGAAGTAGATGGTGACTTTGATGATTATAGAAAAGAACTGCTTGAAAGCCTAGGTGAAGTGATAAATAGTCCTAGTATAGCGGCCAATGCTGCAATCAGTCAATGA
- the LOC136350370 gene encoding cysteine-rich hydrophobic domain-containing protein 2 produces the protein MEGFDAIYYEEEIENNEETEPADVSLVPDPVIIRGAGNMTVFGLSNRFSTEFPSSLVSRVAPEEFKETVMRINGILKKTLPVNVKWLFCGCLCCCCTLGCSLWPVICLSKRTQHSLNKLLEWENSYLYNKLGLHWRLSKQQCDSSSMMEYVILIEFLPKVPIYRPD, from the exons ATGGAAGGTTTTGACGCAATATACTATGAAGAAGAAATAGAGAACAATGAAGAAACTGAACCTGCTGATGTCTCTTTGGTACCTGATCCTGTAATTATCCGAGGGGCTGGAAACATGACTGT TTTCGGCCTCAGTAATAGATTTAGCACAGAATTTCCCAGTAGTTTAGTTTCAAGAGTAGCTCCAGAAGAATTCAAAGAGACTGTCATGAGAATAAATGGCATCCTAAAGAAAACTTTGCCAGTAAACGTGAAGTGGTTATTTTGTGGTTGTCTTTGCTGTTGTTGCACGTTAGGGTGCTCCTTATGGCCAGTTATATGTCTAAGTAAAAGA aCACAACATTCcttgaataaattattagaatGGGAGAACAGTTACTTATATAACAAGCTGGGCCTACACTGGAGATTAAGCAAACAGCAATGCGATTCCTCTTCAATGATGGAATACgtaattttaatagaatttttgcCAAAAGTGCCAATATATAGACCTGACTAG
- the Rlip gene encoding ralA-binding protein 1 translates to MDFDSPEVMKDFPGLYMAEKRKGNDSDYNEENEKSSKKEMIIGKRKDKKDKKDKDKGYAALEGESSDEASPCKTKRTKAFIFTKSKDKEKEHAKEKGECSVKAKTKKKVKLGFGNKVGADGNQNIADALPIFGAELASACQRGKCHDAINLPLPIRECIDFVEMEGLNFEYVYKTSGNKTKVHHIRKMYNNRQTVVLKDYDIPTVTSVLKTFLRDLPEPIFTNDLLIRFEEAGAILNYNTREKHLRSLINMLPIENRVLLSYLIMHFHNVVQRDQVNKMNKQNLAQALNHTLHISSRLLQALITHRIDLYPDFQIVKYIPPLDAANAYPDDPTLIEQELRKLDSALNLIHWEMQQGFCSSWRQDQLWDVQRIQTDLKRKLKKEKSQLHPTVAAEEMDDDQALDSQEAEEDVEEVEELESENPSNYACAGTSHKNQGGQVETIHDEADHAETESDINSEETDEEGSELGNQVASTEQEYKDVEFPKNSPLINTTEERVCSETNLITETLNNEEDTSPETTFDPEYAEHLITNSYYNEKINILQFKNQLMADLIQSLEKNIAQEYKEIDEYKKKLDEVTPGKTYNAVKVPRNFGQVQKLLYWENHLLEIKKLELVRKIVEYEEQCMDLKSKVMCLRCTHD, encoded by the exons ATGGACTTTGATAGTCCTGAAGTAATGAAAGACTTTCCGGGTTTATATATGGCTGAGAAACGGAAAGGCAATGATAGCGACT ATAAcgaggaaaatgaaaaatcatccAAAAAGGAGATGATTATAGGTAAGAGAAAGGACAAGAAAGACAAAAAGGATAAAGACAAGGGCTATGCAGCCCTTGAAGGGGAAAGCTCAGATGAAGCCAG TCCATGTAAAACAAAAAGGACAAAAGCATTTATTTTCACTAAGTCAAAGGATAAAGAAAAAGAGCATGCCAAAGAGAAAGGAGAATGTAGTGTAAAAGCCAAAACCAAGAAGAAAGTTAAACTAGGGTTTGGCAATAAAGTTGGTGCAGATGGGAATCAGAACATTGCTGACGCATTACCAATTTTTGGGGCTGAATTAGCCAGTGCATGTCAAAGAGGAAAGTGCCATGATGCAATTAACCTCCCACTCCCAATTAGGGAGTGTATTGATTTTGTGGAAATGGAAGGACTTAATTTTGAGTATGTCTATAAAACGagtggaaataaaacaaaggtACATCACATAAGGAAGATGTATAACAATCGTCAAACTGTGGTTCTGAAAGATTATGATATTCCTACAGTTACTAGTGTTTTGAAAACCTTTTTGAG AGATTTGCCAGAGCCCATATTCACAAATGATTTGCTGATCAGATTTGAGGAAGCTGGTgccattttaaattacaatacTAGGGAAAAGCATTTGAGGTCTCTTATAAATATGCTTCCAATAGAAAACAGAGTTCTCCTTAGTTACTTAATAATGCATTTTCATAATGTAGTTCAGAGG gatcaagtaaacaaaatgaacaaacaGAACCTAGCACAAGCTTTGAATCACACATTACATATTTCCTCTAGATTGTTGCAAGCCCTTATAACTCACCGGATTGATCTCTACCCTGACTTTCAAATAGTTAAGTATATTCCACCATTGGATGCAGCAAATGCCTACCCAGATGATCCGACTCTTATAGAACAGGAACTTCGCAAATTAGATTCTGCCCTGAATCTCATTCACTGGGAAATGCAACAGGGATTCTGCTCCAGTTGGAGACAGGATCAGCTTTGGGATGTTCAGAGAATCCAAACAGACCTGAAG aggaaactaaaaaaagagaaaagccAATTACATCCCACAGTAGCTGCAGAAGAAATGGATGACGATCAGGCATTAGATTCACAAGAAGCAGAAGAAGATGTCGAGGAGGTAGAAGAGTTGGAAAGTGAGAACCCTTCAAATTATGCTTGTGCTGGTACAAGTCATAAAAATCAAGGGGGACAAGTTGAGACGATTCATGATGAAGCTGACCATGCTGAAACTGAAAGTGACATTAATAGTGAAGAAACAGATGag gAAGGGTCTGAACTGGGTAATCAAGTAGCCAGCACTGAGCAAGAATATAAGGATGTAGAATTTCCTAAGAATTCACCATTAATCAACACAACAGAGGAACGGGTTTGTTCAGAGACAAACTTAATTACTGAAACCCTTAATAATGAGGAAGACACCAGCCCAGAAACTACTTTTGATCCCGAATATGCAGAACACCTTATAACTAATAGTTAttacaatgaaaaaattaacattcttCAGTTTAAAAACCAACTTATGGCAGATTTAATACAGAGCCTTGAAAAGAATATAGCTCAGGAATACAAAGAAATAGatgaatataagaaaaaacttgACGAAGTAACCCCAGGCAAGACATATAATGCGGTTAAAGTTCCACGGAATTTTGGTCAAGTACAAAAATTGTTGTACTGGGAAAACCACCTGCTGGAAATCAAGAAGCTTGAATTGGTAAGGAAAATTGTAGAATATGAGGAACAGTGCATGGATTTGAAATCAAAGGTAATGTGCCttagatgcactcatgattaA